In one Agelaius phoeniceus isolate bAgePho1 chromosome 21, bAgePho1.hap1, whole genome shotgun sequence genomic region, the following are encoded:
- the ODF2 gene encoding outer dense fiber protein 2 isoform X1, which translates to MVEPRGGRRRRRPGPCGRSSCAWCAQGVHNSVHGRPCTSRRADGELKWLRTPRAAAWCISSVTEDSSSTPKTVCRKAKSLKIAQKHKQKSKGDGVRAVRVKTKAPWIPPGKTSTRDTILKREQDSGEHLEAPPTTECDRMQSVMRLSDLSTDDDDPTCCKINKYEKKIDSLMNMVGTLKKEVKMQQMEEQEEITKRLLEEQKEELNEMTQELVETENENSRLRRNIERIKEEKDLTVLQKECLQQEKECLMTKLSEAERDGAAAARQIHALRNTIGRLNIEKHMSSTDINALTRQKELLLQKLSTFEETNRTLRELLAEHQSREKDAQKVMDRQAMLLKRLADLDAENMQLQIRLQGKEKEVETLTLQIVAEKEQAKKAFELARSLESVKAHLQAQLRSREAENDRLAAQLQNMEISENHTKGEMDLLLEQLQDLRCKAESDKEALKKAVRAQKERAERSEEYVQKLTAQLAEKESAVAEAQCNLEAWRNRCSKAMKEKDDLELEVVTLNSRVADLTEQLARIQEQTRDENEALVDKLQQLTGENSALKKDNEKLKAALISMEDKLNQAQMELQHLQNSVRSYEGLIETYTAQAQMARKESDELAARLEKCEKENETLREEMNREIEETREKFQSQLAELEKLPEILKYTETQLAECHQQLMCYEKKNTDLCGMIADLRQLIDLQGDKMEMTRERYQSAQEEKKQLTLKVEELERKLESTSAQNIEFLQVIAKREESIHQCQLRLEEKSRECSSLARQLEMAIEDAKRQVEQARERAVSRERAAQSKVLDLETQLSRNKTELNQLHRSKDDAERRYQSRLQDLRDRLEQSESTNRSMQNYVQFLKSSYDNVFRECPFLGSSLSPTRSLL; encoded by the exons ATGGTGGAGCCGCGGGGGGGACGCCGGCGACGGCGGCCGGGACCCTGCGGCCGCTCCTCCTGTGCCTGGTGCGCGCAAGGTGTCCACAACTCAGTCCACGGCCGCCCCTGCACCTCTCGCCGCGCCGATGGGGAACTGAAGTGGCTGCGGACGCCGCGCGCAGCTGCCTG GTGTATCTCATCTGTCACCGAAGATAGTTCCTCTACACCCAAGACTGTGTGCAGGAAAGCCAAGAGCTTGAAAATAGCT caAAAGCACAAACAGAAATCTAAAGGGGACGGTGTGCGAGCCGTTCGGGTGAAAACTAAGGCCCCTTGGATACCCCCAGGCAAAACAAGCACTCGTGATACCATCTTGAAGCGGGAG CAAGACTCAGGTGAGCATCTAGAAGCTCCACCTACCACTGAGTGTGACAGGATGCAGTCCGTAATGCGCCTCAGTGACCTCTCCACAGACGACGATGATCCCACCTGCTGCAAAATTAACAAATATGAGAAGAAGATAGACAGCCTAATGAATATGGTGGGAACACTGAAGAAAGAG GTCAAGATGCAGCAAatggaggaacaggaggaaaTCACAAAGCGTctcctggaggagcagaaggaAGAACTGAATGAGATGACACAAGAGCTGGTAGAAACAGAGAATGAGAACTCGCGGCTCCGGCGCAACATTGAGCGTATAAAGGAGGAGAAGGACCTGACTGT GCTGCAGAAGGAGTGCttgcagcaggagaaggaatGTTTGATGACCAAGCTGAGTGAAGCAGaaagggatggagcagcagctgccagacaGATCCATGCCCTGAGAAATACCATTGGGAGACTCAACATT GAGAAGCACATGAGCAGCACAGATATAAATGCTCTGACAAGGCAAaaagagctgctgcttcagaaGTTGAGCACCTTTGAAGAAACCAACCGGACACTCCGAGAACTTCTTGCAGAGCATCAGTCTCGGGAG AAAGATGCCCAGAAGGTTATGGATCGCCAAGCAATGCTGCTGAAAAGGCTGGCTGACTTAGATGCAGAGAACATG caaCTTCAAATCAGGcttcagggaaaagaaaaagaagtggaAACCCTCACACTTCAAATAGTGGCAGAAAag GAACAGGCAAAGAAAGCCTTTGAACTTGCCAGATCCCTGGAGTCTGTGAAAGCTCATTTACAAGCCCAGCTGAGGAGCAGAGAAGCTGAGAATGACCGTCTGGCTGCACAGCTGCAG AATATGGAGATCAGTGAAAATCACACTAAGGGAGAGATGGATCTTCTTCTGGAGCAGCTGCAAGACCTGAGGTGCAAAGCAGAGAGTGATAAAGAGGCCCTGAAGAAAGCGGTCCGTGCACAGAAAGAGCGGGCGGAGCGGAGTGAGGAGTATGTGCAGAAACTGACTGCCCAGCTAGCAGAAAAG GAGAGTGCTGTTGCTGAGGCCCAGTGCAATCTCGAGGCCTGGAGGAATCGCTGCAGCAAAGCAATGAAGGAGAAGGATGACCTTGAACTGGAAGTTGTTACACTGAACAG CCGTGTTGCAGACCTGACGGAACAACTGGCAAGGATCCAGGAACAGACACGGGACGAAAACGAAGCTTTGGTGGATAAACTACAGCAACTGACTGGAGAGAACAGTGCTTTGAAGAAAGACAATGAAAAACTAAAG gctgCTCTGATTTCAATGGAGGACAAACTGAACCAGGCACAGATGGAATTGCAACATCTCCAGAACTCTGTCAGGAGCTACGAAGGGTTGATTGAAACCTACACAGCCCAG GCACAGATGGCCCGAAaggagtcagatgagctggCAGCAAGACTGGAGAAGTGTGAAAAAGAGAACGAGACATTAAGGGAGGAAATGAACAGGGAGATTGAAGAG ACTCGTGAGAAGTTCCAGAGCCAGCTTGCTGAACTGGAAAAGCTGCCTGAGATCCTGAAGTACACTGAGACACAGCTGGCAGAGTGCCATCAACAGCTGATGTGTTACGAGAAGAAGAACACAGACCTGTGTGGCATGATTGCAGATCTCCGTCAGCTG ATTGACCTCCAGGGGGACAAAATGGAGATGACAAGAGAGAGATATCAGTCTGCCcaagaggagaaaaagcaacTCACCTTGAAGGTGGAGGAGCTAGAAAG AAAACTAGAGTCCACGAGTGCCCAGAACATAGAATTCCTTCAGGTCATAGCAAAACGTGAGGAGTCGATCCACCAGTGTCAGCTGCGGCTGGAGGAGAAGAGCCGTGAGTGCAGCTCCCTGGCACGCCAGCTGGAGATGGCCATTGAGGATGCCAAAAGACAA GTGGAACAAGCTCGAGAACGAGCAGTCTCCAGAGAGAGGGCAGCCCAGTCCAAGGTGCTGGATTTGGAGACCCAGCTGAGCAGGAATAAAACAGAGCTGAACCAGTTGCATCGGAGCAAAGATGAC GCAGAGCGCCGATACCAAAGCCGCCTCCAGGACCTGCGGGATCGGCTGGAGCAGTCGGAGAGCACCAACCGCAGCATGCAGAACTACGTCCAGTTCCTCAAGTCTTCCTACGACAACGTTTTTAGGGAATGTCCTTTTCTGGGCTCCTCCCTTAGCCCCACTCGCTCTCTTCTCTGA
- the ODF2 gene encoding outer dense fiber protein 2 isoform X7: MVEPRGGRRRRRPGPCGRSSCAWCAQGVHNSVHGRPCTSRRADGELKWLRTPRAAAWCISSVTEDSSSTPKTVCRKAKSLKIAQKHKQKSKGDGVRAVRVKTKAPWIPPGKTSTRDTILKREQDSGEHLEAPPTTECDRMQSVMRLSDLSTDDDDPTCCKINKYEKKIDSLMNMVGTLKKEVKMQQMEEQEEITKRLLEEQKEELNEMTQELVETENENSRLRRNIERIKEEKDLTVLQKECLQQEKECLMTKLSEAERDGAAAARQIHALRNTIGRLNIEKHMSSTDINALTRQKELLLQKLSTFEETNRTLRELLAEHQSREKDAQKVMDRQAMLLKRLADLDAENMQLQIRLQGKEKEVETLTLQIVAEKEQAKKAFELARSLESVKAHLQAQLRSREAENDRLAAQLQNMEISENHTKGEMDLLLEQLQDLRCKAESDKEALKKAVRAQKERAERSEEYVQKLTAQLAEKESAVAEAQCNLEAWRNRCSKAMKEKDDLELEVVTLNSRVADLTEQLARIQEQTRDENEALVDKLQQLTGENSALKKDNEKLKAALISMEDKLNQAQMELQHLQNSVRSYEGLIETYTAQAQMARKESDELAARLEKCEKENETLREEMNREIEETREKFQSQLAELEKLPEILKYTETQLAECHQQLMCYEKKNTDLCGMIADLRQLVVFPVSGFCSQKDCVSITGQFQTRMTSTAVLTT; this comes from the exons ATGGTGGAGCCGCGGGGGGGACGCCGGCGACGGCGGCCGGGACCCTGCGGCCGCTCCTCCTGTGCCTGGTGCGCGCAAGGTGTCCACAACTCAGTCCACGGCCGCCCCTGCACCTCTCGCCGCGCCGATGGGGAACTGAAGTGGCTGCGGACGCCGCGCGCAGCTGCCTG GTGTATCTCATCTGTCACCGAAGATAGTTCCTCTACACCCAAGACTGTGTGCAGGAAAGCCAAGAGCTTGAAAATAGCT caAAAGCACAAACAGAAATCTAAAGGGGACGGTGTGCGAGCCGTTCGGGTGAAAACTAAGGCCCCTTGGATACCCCCAGGCAAAACAAGCACTCGTGATACCATCTTGAAGCGGGAG CAAGACTCAGGTGAGCATCTAGAAGCTCCACCTACCACTGAGTGTGACAGGATGCAGTCCGTAATGCGCCTCAGTGACCTCTCCACAGACGACGATGATCCCACCTGCTGCAAAATTAACAAATATGAGAAGAAGATAGACAGCCTAATGAATATGGTGGGAACACTGAAGAAAGAG GTCAAGATGCAGCAAatggaggaacaggaggaaaTCACAAAGCGTctcctggaggagcagaaggaAGAACTGAATGAGATGACACAAGAGCTGGTAGAAACAGAGAATGAGAACTCGCGGCTCCGGCGCAACATTGAGCGTATAAAGGAGGAGAAGGACCTGACTGT GCTGCAGAAGGAGTGCttgcagcaggagaaggaatGTTTGATGACCAAGCTGAGTGAAGCAGaaagggatggagcagcagctgccagacaGATCCATGCCCTGAGAAATACCATTGGGAGACTCAACATT GAGAAGCACATGAGCAGCACAGATATAAATGCTCTGACAAGGCAAaaagagctgctgcttcagaaGTTGAGCACCTTTGAAGAAACCAACCGGACACTCCGAGAACTTCTTGCAGAGCATCAGTCTCGGGAG AAAGATGCCCAGAAGGTTATGGATCGCCAAGCAATGCTGCTGAAAAGGCTGGCTGACTTAGATGCAGAGAACATG caaCTTCAAATCAGGcttcagggaaaagaaaaagaagtggaAACCCTCACACTTCAAATAGTGGCAGAAAag GAACAGGCAAAGAAAGCCTTTGAACTTGCCAGATCCCTGGAGTCTGTGAAAGCTCATTTACAAGCCCAGCTGAGGAGCAGAGAAGCTGAGAATGACCGTCTGGCTGCACAGCTGCAG AATATGGAGATCAGTGAAAATCACACTAAGGGAGAGATGGATCTTCTTCTGGAGCAGCTGCAAGACCTGAGGTGCAAAGCAGAGAGTGATAAAGAGGCCCTGAAGAAAGCGGTCCGTGCACAGAAAGAGCGGGCGGAGCGGAGTGAGGAGTATGTGCAGAAACTGACTGCCCAGCTAGCAGAAAAG GAGAGTGCTGTTGCTGAGGCCCAGTGCAATCTCGAGGCCTGGAGGAATCGCTGCAGCAAAGCAATGAAGGAGAAGGATGACCTTGAACTGGAAGTTGTTACACTGAACAG CCGTGTTGCAGACCTGACGGAACAACTGGCAAGGATCCAGGAACAGACACGGGACGAAAACGAAGCTTTGGTGGATAAACTACAGCAACTGACTGGAGAGAACAGTGCTTTGAAGAAAGACAATGAAAAACTAAAG gctgCTCTGATTTCAATGGAGGACAAACTGAACCAGGCACAGATGGAATTGCAACATCTCCAGAACTCTGTCAGGAGCTACGAAGGGTTGATTGAAACCTACACAGCCCAG GCACAGATGGCCCGAAaggagtcagatgagctggCAGCAAGACTGGAGAAGTGTGAAAAAGAGAACGAGACATTAAGGGAGGAAATGAACAGGGAGATTGAAGAG ACTCGTGAGAAGTTCCAGAGCCAGCTTGCTGAACTGGAAAAGCTGCCTGAGATCCTGAAGTACACTGAGACACAGCTGGCAGAGTGCCATCAACAGCTGATGTGTTACGAGAAGAAGAACACAGACCTGTGTGGCATGATTGCAGATCTCCGTCAGCTG GTTGTTTTCCCAGTTTCTGGTTTTTGTTCCCAAAAAGACTGTGTAAGTATTACAGGACAGTTTCAGACAAGGATGACATCTACAGCTGTGCTCACAACATGA
- the ODF2 gene encoding outer dense fiber protein 2 isoform X3, translating to MVEPRGGRRRRRPGPCGRSSCAWCAQGVHNSVHGRPCTSRRADGELKWLRTPRAAAWCISSVTEDSSSTPKTVCRKAKSLKIAQDSGEHLEAPPTTECDRMQSVMRLSDLSTDDDDPTCCKINKYEKKIDSLMNMVGTLKKEVKMQQMEEQEEITKRLLEEQKEELNEMTQELVETENENSRLRRNIERIKEEKDLTVLQKECLQQEKECLMTKLSEAERDGAAAARQIHALRNTIGRLNIEKHMSSTDINALTRQKELLLQKLSTFEETNRTLRELLAEHQSREKDAQKVMDRQAMLLKRLADLDAENMQLQIRLQGKEKEVETLTLQIVAEKEQAKKAFELARSLESVKAHLQAQLRSREAENDRLAAQLQNMEISENHTKGEMDLLLEQLQDLRCKAESDKEALKKAVRAQKERAERSEEYVQKLTAQLAEKESAVAEAQCNLEAWRNRCSKAMKEKDDLELEVVTLNSRVADLTEQLARIQEQTRDENEALVDKLQQLTGENSALKKDNEKLKAALISMEDKLNQAQMELQHLQNSVRSYEGLIETYTAQAQMARKESDELAARLEKCEKENETLREEMNREIEETREKFQSQLAELEKLPEILKYTETQLAECHQQLMCYEKKNTDLCGMIADLRQLIDLQGDKMEMTRERYQSAQEEKKQLTLKVEELERKLESTSAQNIEFLQVIAKREESIHQCQLRLEEKSRECSSLARQLEMAIEDAKRQVEQARERAVSRERAAQSKVLDLETQLSRNKTELNQLHRSKDDAERRYQSRLQDLRDRLEQSESTNRSMQNYVQFLKSSYDNVFRECPFLGSSLSPTRSLL from the exons ATGGTGGAGCCGCGGGGGGGACGCCGGCGACGGCGGCCGGGACCCTGCGGCCGCTCCTCCTGTGCCTGGTGCGCGCAAGGTGTCCACAACTCAGTCCACGGCCGCCCCTGCACCTCTCGCCGCGCCGATGGGGAACTGAAGTGGCTGCGGACGCCGCGCGCAGCTGCCTG GTGTATCTCATCTGTCACCGAAGATAGTTCCTCTACACCCAAGACTGTGTGCAGGAAAGCCAAGAGCTTGAAAATAGCT CAAGACTCAGGTGAGCATCTAGAAGCTCCACCTACCACTGAGTGTGACAGGATGCAGTCCGTAATGCGCCTCAGTGACCTCTCCACAGACGACGATGATCCCACCTGCTGCAAAATTAACAAATATGAGAAGAAGATAGACAGCCTAATGAATATGGTGGGAACACTGAAGAAAGAG GTCAAGATGCAGCAAatggaggaacaggaggaaaTCACAAAGCGTctcctggaggagcagaaggaAGAACTGAATGAGATGACACAAGAGCTGGTAGAAACAGAGAATGAGAACTCGCGGCTCCGGCGCAACATTGAGCGTATAAAGGAGGAGAAGGACCTGACTGT GCTGCAGAAGGAGTGCttgcagcaggagaaggaatGTTTGATGACCAAGCTGAGTGAAGCAGaaagggatggagcagcagctgccagacaGATCCATGCCCTGAGAAATACCATTGGGAGACTCAACATT GAGAAGCACATGAGCAGCACAGATATAAATGCTCTGACAAGGCAAaaagagctgctgcttcagaaGTTGAGCACCTTTGAAGAAACCAACCGGACACTCCGAGAACTTCTTGCAGAGCATCAGTCTCGGGAG AAAGATGCCCAGAAGGTTATGGATCGCCAAGCAATGCTGCTGAAAAGGCTGGCTGACTTAGATGCAGAGAACATG caaCTTCAAATCAGGcttcagggaaaagaaaaagaagtggaAACCCTCACACTTCAAATAGTGGCAGAAAag GAACAGGCAAAGAAAGCCTTTGAACTTGCCAGATCCCTGGAGTCTGTGAAAGCTCATTTACAAGCCCAGCTGAGGAGCAGAGAAGCTGAGAATGACCGTCTGGCTGCACAGCTGCAG AATATGGAGATCAGTGAAAATCACACTAAGGGAGAGATGGATCTTCTTCTGGAGCAGCTGCAAGACCTGAGGTGCAAAGCAGAGAGTGATAAAGAGGCCCTGAAGAAAGCGGTCCGTGCACAGAAAGAGCGGGCGGAGCGGAGTGAGGAGTATGTGCAGAAACTGACTGCCCAGCTAGCAGAAAAG GAGAGTGCTGTTGCTGAGGCCCAGTGCAATCTCGAGGCCTGGAGGAATCGCTGCAGCAAAGCAATGAAGGAGAAGGATGACCTTGAACTGGAAGTTGTTACACTGAACAG CCGTGTTGCAGACCTGACGGAACAACTGGCAAGGATCCAGGAACAGACACGGGACGAAAACGAAGCTTTGGTGGATAAACTACAGCAACTGACTGGAGAGAACAGTGCTTTGAAGAAAGACAATGAAAAACTAAAG gctgCTCTGATTTCAATGGAGGACAAACTGAACCAGGCACAGATGGAATTGCAACATCTCCAGAACTCTGTCAGGAGCTACGAAGGGTTGATTGAAACCTACACAGCCCAG GCACAGATGGCCCGAAaggagtcagatgagctggCAGCAAGACTGGAGAAGTGTGAAAAAGAGAACGAGACATTAAGGGAGGAAATGAACAGGGAGATTGAAGAG ACTCGTGAGAAGTTCCAGAGCCAGCTTGCTGAACTGGAAAAGCTGCCTGAGATCCTGAAGTACACTGAGACACAGCTGGCAGAGTGCCATCAACAGCTGATGTGTTACGAGAAGAAGAACACAGACCTGTGTGGCATGATTGCAGATCTCCGTCAGCTG ATTGACCTCCAGGGGGACAAAATGGAGATGACAAGAGAGAGATATCAGTCTGCCcaagaggagaaaaagcaacTCACCTTGAAGGTGGAGGAGCTAGAAAG AAAACTAGAGTCCACGAGTGCCCAGAACATAGAATTCCTTCAGGTCATAGCAAAACGTGAGGAGTCGATCCACCAGTGTCAGCTGCGGCTGGAGGAGAAGAGCCGTGAGTGCAGCTCCCTGGCACGCCAGCTGGAGATGGCCATTGAGGATGCCAAAAGACAA GTGGAACAAGCTCGAGAACGAGCAGTCTCCAGAGAGAGGGCAGCCCAGTCCAAGGTGCTGGATTTGGAGACCCAGCTGAGCAGGAATAAAACAGAGCTGAACCAGTTGCATCGGAGCAAAGATGAC GCAGAGCGCCGATACCAAAGCCGCCTCCAGGACCTGCGGGATCGGCTGGAGCAGTCGGAGAGCACCAACCGCAGCATGCAGAACTACGTCCAGTTCCTCAAGTCTTCCTACGACAACGTTTTTAGGGAATGTCCTTTTCTGGGCTCCTCCCTTAGCCCCACTCGCTCTCTTCTCTGA
- the ODF2 gene encoding outer dense fiber protein 2 isoform X2, whose protein sequence is MLTKAGHCFSLNTEGNVVISSFRIRRFPFIAFPFPICGRRAMKNRCSSPPLHVHVDENTPVYVHIKKGQKTTAAKCQQKHKQKSKGDGVRAVRVKTKAPWIPPGKTSTRDTILKREQDSGEHLEAPPTTECDRMQSVMRLSDLSTDDDDPTCCKINKYEKKIDSLMNMVGTLKKEVKMQQMEEQEEITKRLLEEQKEELNEMTQELVETENENSRLRRNIERIKEEKDLTVLQKECLQQEKECLMTKLSEAERDGAAAARQIHALRNTIGRLNIEKHMSSTDINALTRQKELLLQKLSTFEETNRTLRELLAEHQSREKDAQKVMDRQAMLLKRLADLDAENMQLQIRLQGKEKEVETLTLQIVAEKEQAKKAFELARSLESVKAHLQAQLRSREAENDRLAAQLQNMEISENHTKGEMDLLLEQLQDLRCKAESDKEALKKAVRAQKERAERSEEYVQKLTAQLAEKESAVAEAQCNLEAWRNRCSKAMKEKDDLELEVVTLNSRVADLTEQLARIQEQTRDENEALVDKLQQLTGENSALKKDNEKLKAALISMEDKLNQAQMELQHLQNSVRSYEGLIETYTAQAQMARKESDELAARLEKCEKENETLREEMNREIEETREKFQSQLAELEKLPEILKYTETQLAECHQQLMCYEKKNTDLCGMIADLRQLIDLQGDKMEMTRERYQSAQEEKKQLTLKVEELERKLESTSAQNIEFLQVIAKREESIHQCQLRLEEKSRECSSLARQLEMAIEDAKRQVEQARERAVSRERAAQSKVLDLETQLSRNKTELNQLHRSKDDAERRYQSRLQDLRDRLEQSESTNRSMQNYVQFLKSSYDNVFRECPFLGSSLSPTRSLL, encoded by the exons ATGTTAACCAAGGCTGGCCACTGTTTCTCTCTGAACACTGAAGGAAATGTTGTTATTTCCAGTTTCCGTATTCGCAGGTTTCCCTTCAttgcatttccctttcccatttgTGGGAGAAGAGCCATGAAGAACCGTTGCTCATCTCCCCCTTTGCACGTCCATGTGGATGAAAACACCCCTGTCTATGTCCATAttaaaaaggggcagaaaaccaCAGCTGCAAAATGCCAG caAAAGCACAAACAGAAATCTAAAGGGGACGGTGTGCGAGCCGTTCGGGTGAAAACTAAGGCCCCTTGGATACCCCCAGGCAAAACAAGCACTCGTGATACCATCTTGAAGCGGGAG CAAGACTCAGGTGAGCATCTAGAAGCTCCACCTACCACTGAGTGTGACAGGATGCAGTCCGTAATGCGCCTCAGTGACCTCTCCACAGACGACGATGATCCCACCTGCTGCAAAATTAACAAATATGAGAAGAAGATAGACAGCCTAATGAATATGGTGGGAACACTGAAGAAAGAG GTCAAGATGCAGCAAatggaggaacaggaggaaaTCACAAAGCGTctcctggaggagcagaaggaAGAACTGAATGAGATGACACAAGAGCTGGTAGAAACAGAGAATGAGAACTCGCGGCTCCGGCGCAACATTGAGCGTATAAAGGAGGAGAAGGACCTGACTGT GCTGCAGAAGGAGTGCttgcagcaggagaaggaatGTTTGATGACCAAGCTGAGTGAAGCAGaaagggatggagcagcagctgccagacaGATCCATGCCCTGAGAAATACCATTGGGAGACTCAACATT GAGAAGCACATGAGCAGCACAGATATAAATGCTCTGACAAGGCAAaaagagctgctgcttcagaaGTTGAGCACCTTTGAAGAAACCAACCGGACACTCCGAGAACTTCTTGCAGAGCATCAGTCTCGGGAG AAAGATGCCCAGAAGGTTATGGATCGCCAAGCAATGCTGCTGAAAAGGCTGGCTGACTTAGATGCAGAGAACATG caaCTTCAAATCAGGcttcagggaaaagaaaaagaagtggaAACCCTCACACTTCAAATAGTGGCAGAAAag GAACAGGCAAAGAAAGCCTTTGAACTTGCCAGATCCCTGGAGTCTGTGAAAGCTCATTTACAAGCCCAGCTGAGGAGCAGAGAAGCTGAGAATGACCGTCTGGCTGCACAGCTGCAG AATATGGAGATCAGTGAAAATCACACTAAGGGAGAGATGGATCTTCTTCTGGAGCAGCTGCAAGACCTGAGGTGCAAAGCAGAGAGTGATAAAGAGGCCCTGAAGAAAGCGGTCCGTGCACAGAAAGAGCGGGCGGAGCGGAGTGAGGAGTATGTGCAGAAACTGACTGCCCAGCTAGCAGAAAAG GAGAGTGCTGTTGCTGAGGCCCAGTGCAATCTCGAGGCCTGGAGGAATCGCTGCAGCAAAGCAATGAAGGAGAAGGATGACCTTGAACTGGAAGTTGTTACACTGAACAG CCGTGTTGCAGACCTGACGGAACAACTGGCAAGGATCCAGGAACAGACACGGGACGAAAACGAAGCTTTGGTGGATAAACTACAGCAACTGACTGGAGAGAACAGTGCTTTGAAGAAAGACAATGAAAAACTAAAG gctgCTCTGATTTCAATGGAGGACAAACTGAACCAGGCACAGATGGAATTGCAACATCTCCAGAACTCTGTCAGGAGCTACGAAGGGTTGATTGAAACCTACACAGCCCAG GCACAGATGGCCCGAAaggagtcagatgagctggCAGCAAGACTGGAGAAGTGTGAAAAAGAGAACGAGACATTAAGGGAGGAAATGAACAGGGAGATTGAAGAG ACTCGTGAGAAGTTCCAGAGCCAGCTTGCTGAACTGGAAAAGCTGCCTGAGATCCTGAAGTACACTGAGACACAGCTGGCAGAGTGCCATCAACAGCTGATGTGTTACGAGAAGAAGAACACAGACCTGTGTGGCATGATTGCAGATCTCCGTCAGCTG ATTGACCTCCAGGGGGACAAAATGGAGATGACAAGAGAGAGATATCAGTCTGCCcaagaggagaaaaagcaacTCACCTTGAAGGTGGAGGAGCTAGAAAG AAAACTAGAGTCCACGAGTGCCCAGAACATAGAATTCCTTCAGGTCATAGCAAAACGTGAGGAGTCGATCCACCAGTGTCAGCTGCGGCTGGAGGAGAAGAGCCGTGAGTGCAGCTCCCTGGCACGCCAGCTGGAGATGGCCATTGAGGATGCCAAAAGACAA GTGGAACAAGCTCGAGAACGAGCAGTCTCCAGAGAGAGGGCAGCCCAGTCCAAGGTGCTGGATTTGGAGACCCAGCTGAGCAGGAATAAAACAGAGCTGAACCAGTTGCATCGGAGCAAAGATGAC GCAGAGCGCCGATACCAAAGCCGCCTCCAGGACCTGCGGGATCGGCTGGAGCAGTCGGAGAGCACCAACCGCAGCATGCAGAACTACGTCCAGTTCCTCAAGTCTTCCTACGACAACGTTTTTAGGGAATGTCCTTTTCTGGGCTCCTCCCTTAGCCCCACTCGCTCTCTTCTCTGA